The proteins below come from a single Onychomys torridus chromosome 18, mOncTor1.1, whole genome shotgun sequence genomic window:
- the LOC118569398 gene encoding LOW QUALITY PROTEIN: putative sperm motility kinase W (The sequence of the model RefSeq protein was modified relative to this genomic sequence to represent the inferred CDS: inserted 2 bases in 1 codon), producing MASPLEENILEKDFKILTSLASGGFGEVKLACHLPTHTQVAVKVLEKKMNSVATINTEVQILQSVEHRNIVNFFHVIDTSTITYLIMEYVSGKDLDMFLRDRDFLKEDEARPIFNQVVSGVHFLHQNQIAHRDIKLENILIDRAGNIKLCDFGMARQLAEGQMLEDFYGTLVYLAPEILARKPYNGLVGDMWSLGVLLYVLVTGQYPYEETTFESMYRVITTTKYPIPYHLSKPCIILIEQLLMVPNQHRITICQLQESQWLGNIKEHEAPATKEILPKVMETMCTMGYTCEEIVSSLKHKQPNNLTATFNILKYKLSCGDSHQQNQKPCLNGKPEGALHPLLPLKRRAREPAFSTSIGDGKRXRRYTMLNRYSSQEKKPCSDERVPEGGVPKANVIISATAHSWVNMNSVESLPGDLSPHVNQPWLEHSHGF from the exons ATGGCAAGTCCTTTGGAAGAAAACATCCTTGAAAAGGATTTCAAGATCTTAACATCTCTTGCCTCTGGTGGATTTGGGGAGGTGAAGCTTGCCTGCCACCTTCCTACACATACACAGGTGGCTGTCAAGgttctggagaaaaaaatgaattctgtGGCTACCATCAACACTGAAGTACAGATACTTCAATCTGTGGAACACAGAAACATAGTTAATTTCTTTCATGTTATTGACACAAGTACAATAACTTATCTGATCATGGAATATGTTTCAGGAAAGGACCTGGATATGTTCCTCAGGGATAGAGACTTTCTAAAGGAGGATGAGGCTAGACCAATATTCAACCAGGTCGTTTCAGGGGTTCATTTTCTCCATCAAAACCAAATTGCCCATCGTGATATTAAATTGGAAAATATCCTTATTGACAGAGCTGGCAATATCAAGCTTTGTGACTTTGGTATGGCCAGACAGCTGGCAGAAGGGCAGATGTTGGAGGATTTCTATGGCACCTTGGTCTATTTGGCTCCAGAGATTTTGGCAAGGAAACCCTACAATGGACTGGTGGGAGATATGTGGAGCTTGGGAGTTCTCCTCTATGTACTGGTCACAGGACAATATCCATATGAAGAAACCACCTTTGAAAGTATGTACAGGGTTATCACCACCACAAAGTATCCCATTCCCTACCACTTGTCAAAACCCTGCATCATCCTCATTGAACAATTACTCATGGTCCCCAACCAGCACAGGATAACAATATGTCAGCTCCAGGAAAGCCAATGGCTGGGCAACATTAAAGAACATGAAGCACCTGCAACTAAGGAAATCCTTCCCAAGGTCATGGAGACCATGTGCACCATGGGATATACCTGTGAGGAGATTGTATCATCTCTGAAACACAAGCAACCAAATAACTTAACAGCAACCTTCAATATCCTCAAATACAAACTGAGCTGTGGGGACAGCCATCAGCAGAATCAGAAGCCCTGCTTAAATGGAAAACCTGAAGGTGCTCTTCACCCCCTTCTCCCATTGAAGAGGAGAGCAAGAGAACCAGCCTTTTCAACAAGCATAGGAGATGGGAAGAG CAGAAGATACACCATGCTGAATAGATACTCGAGCCAGGAGAAAAAGCCCTGTTCAGATGAAAGAGTGCCAGAAGGAGGTGTCCCAAAGGCTAATGTCATCATCAGTGCTACAGCACACAGTTGGGTCAACATGAATTCTGTGGAGAGCCTGCCTGGTGATCTCTCTCCTCACGTGAATCAGCCATGGTTGGAACACTCACATGGTTTCTGA